The sequence ctctcacttccatacatcactatttcgccctataggacgcactttttctcctccaaaaatgaaggggaaatgtgtgtgcatcctatggggcgaatgcaggctttcgctgaagcctggagagcgagaggcgttggTGTGCACCgaaccctctcgctctccaggcttcaggaagctatccgcaagccttgggagcccagcgggaattcccgccgggctcccaaggcttgcggatagcagcctgcagcccgaaatcCGGGGAGCGCAGCTGAgcagcacctgggggggaaataaaaaatttttctctttatttcccctccaaaaaactaggtgcgccctatgggccggtgtgccctataggacaaaaaatacggtaatctgtcTTGCCCTGCCTCTAATAGGTGGACCTAGTGAAAAACTAGGCAAAGCCTGAATTCTTACCtgcagatttctttttctttcacacaTTACACATTTATcactcaaatattttaaaaatggatttcatTACCTATTCCATGTGTTTGGAAGTCAGTTTTTATCCCTGGTAGCTTAAATACTtaatctccctcctcctcccccaattTAGGCATGTTACAAATTGATTGACAGTTTCCTGGAGCCTGGCAAATGCAGTGCTGACCTGACCCAGTGTGTGGAATGCACAGTGGTGCCCTCCAGGGCAATACTGCAGGTGAGACTGGCTTGTTCTTGGGCTGAACGTTGGGGGTGGAgctgctccttcagctatactgggctgaggccgtttagggctttaaatgtcagcaccagcactttgaattgtgcttggaagtgtactgggagccaatgtaggtttttcaggactggtgttagaTGGTCTTGgaagccactcccagtcaccagtctagctgctgcattctggattagttgtagataTCAGTGGCTGTATGTCTCTCAATAACATTTACTGGGAATCGCTCATGGGAAGTGTGCTGTTGTGCACTTAATGGGTTTCCCCtagatgagaacaggatgctgaatcagATCAGATGGAACTTTGGTCTAATCCGTTGTGGCTGTTCTTTCATTCTCTGTCTTGCTTTGCTCTTTCCCGATTCAGGAGTGCCTGGAAGTCTTTGCCTCTGCAGCAGAGTCGCGGTTTGGCAGCTTGCTTGTGGGCGGTCATGTGCTGTGTGCAACAGAGCAGTGGTGGCAGCTGGCAGCCTCGGAGGCCATGCTGCTGGTGTGGCTGGTGCGCTCGCTGCCCCCTCACACCTCCCGCGATCTGCCTGTTTACCTTCCTCATGGAAGCCCCATGGTGAGCTGGCTGGCGATTCAGGGAGGAGCCAGTAGAGGAGTGTAGCTTTCTGATTCTCCGTTTCCCTCACTCCCAACAGGTCCCCCACCGCTTCTTGACCCTCCAGCTCGTGCCTGGTTtggaggtgctgctgctgtgtgggCCTAAGCCCTCCTTACAGTTCTTGGCTGATGAGGTGAGAGACAGACCTTGGAAGCGAAGCAACTTGGACTCATGGGATCATAGTATGGTAGAGTTGGGCGggtccacgagggtcatctagtccaaccccctgcagtgcaggggtcttttgcccaacatgaggctcgaacccacaaccctgagattaagagtgccATATAGCTCTACGGACTGTGCTATCTGTTTCCTGGCCATTCCCTTTAGGCAAGAACGAGAAATTCAGTTTTTTGCCCTTCCCCTTGCAAAGGGCTGACCCACCCATTGGTTGCCATCCTCTCACTTCTGCTGGTCTGCATGGGGcagcatctcctggtatgccccatggaggaccttacgatccccaaataataacatcttggaggtcccggaagTCAAGGAAATTAGACCAGGGTCAaggccttttcggctgtggccccggcctggtggaatgctctgtcacacgAGACCAGGACCCTGTGGGATttaacatctttccgcagggcctgcaagacagctaTTCCGCCAGACCTTTGACTGGGGTCCAGTCtgactccccctccctccttataAGAAATTGCATGAAAGCGGCCCCCCAACCTTTCTCACAGGCTCATATAAGATCAATATATACAGTTAGGCCTGATGAGCATTTAATGCCCTCATCCCTATTTTGCAGgctgccatctgattggatttcacTTTAATTCTGAGTTGATTTTAGGATGTAGGATGTTTTTTAATTGATTGCTTGATTTTATGGTAATGTgtcatatatttgatgttagctgctctgagcccagttttggctggggagggtggggtataaatatattattattattattattattaataggaaGAAAGTAGGCTTTGGGATTTTCCTTGAGAACTGGAACTGAGTGGTGCTACCAagccctttctctttcttcctatAGTTAGTGAAGCGATTTTGGCAGCCGCTGCTGGATCTTCTGAAGGCAAGTGCCAGAGCCCCTCCTCGGTGCCTGCCTCCTGGCATCGCTCTTGCCCCTGGGATCCTGGGGTGAGTCTTCTGGAAGAAGAGAGCGCTTTTGAGGATCTGAACCCCTGTAGGGGCTGGCTTCATGTTTGTTCCATCCTTTTGAAAATCATACTGCCAGCCTTGCCAGCGTTTCCCCTGGCCCCATTATAACCCAAGTGTTGTTCACAATCTCATCTCCTACAGGCTGTTGCTGATCAACCAAGATCAGAGGAAAAGCCTCTTCACCGTGCAGCCTCAGGGCACTTCAGCTGAAGGTATGGCTCAAGCTGCATTGCGCTGGGGAAGGCCGGAGAGAGCCCAGCCCTTTCTCTCTCAACAGAGCATTTAAATATGTATCTTTCCCCACTTTTACAGGATCTGAGATGCCCCTGAAAAATCGCCTCTCTGCCCTTCGCTCCTTCTATTCCCTCACTGTCTCCTTGTACTTCCCCTGTGAGAAGTTCGAAGAGAGTGCAGGTGAGTTCTTGATTCTTTATCCCTTTTGTCCTGTGAATCAAAAAGTTCTTCCGTGACATCTCAAGTTGTGGCAAGTATTTGCATGTtggaacattttattattatgcaaaATTCAGGTTCTTGTGACAGGTGGAACTTCCTGGTGACTGAGCGAGGCTATAGGGGCCTTTtccaagtaatttttttttttactgtagctTCAAAGGCTTAAAGTTagttcccctcctttttttctgtAACCAAGGCTGACATTCCCTGGTGGCagatgcacagcctgggagtcattttggactcacagctgtccatgaaggtgcaggtcaattctgtgtccagggcagctgtctaccagctccatctggtatgcaggctgagaccctacctgcccacagactgtcttgccagagtggtacatgctctagttatttcctgcttggattactgcaatgtgctctacatggggctatgtttgaaggtgaccaggaagctacaactaattcagaatgtggcagctagactggtgactgggagtggccgccaagaccatagaacaccagtcctgaaagacctacattggctcccagtacgtgtCCGGGCACAATTcagtgtgttggtgctgacctttaaagccctaaacagcctcagcccagtatacctgaaggagcgtctccacccccatctttcagcccggacactgaggtccagcaccgagggccttctggttgttccctcccagctagaagtgaggttacagggaaccaggcagagggccttcttggtagtggtgcccgccctgtggaatgccgtcccattagatgtcaaggaaataaacaactatcttattttcagaagacatctgaaggcagccctgtttagtttttaatgtttggtgttttgtcgtgtttttaatattctgttgggaaccacccagagtggctggggaaacccagccagatgggtggggtataaataaattattattaaaaattactATTCTGCATGTGGGGCCAAACTTGCCCTCCAGCCTCTGTTGTAGCCTGTGGATCTTgatatttagaatcatagaatagaatcatagagttggaatagaccacaagggccatcgagtccaaccccctgccaagcaggaaacaccatcagagcactcctgacatatggttgtcaagcctctgcttaaagacctccaaagaaggagactccaccacactccttggcagcaaattccactgtcgaacagctcttactgtcaggaagttcttcctaatgtttaggtggaatcttctttcttgtagtttggatccattgctccgtgtccgcttctctggagcagcagaaaacaacctttctccctcctctatatgacatc comes from Podarcis raffonei isolate rPodRaf1 chromosome 13, rPodRaf1.pri, whole genome shotgun sequence and encodes:
- the FUZ gene encoding protein fuzzy homolog is translated as MWDEAGGSVTLLCLTASSGVPLYCRSRGGSSKQQLPFSVIGSLNGVHMFGSNLDVMLTAACTENTRVVWKVFHNSITLIVLSSDEGASDFSLGRLLENVFSAMVLVLGLEELVNARNIERLKKDLKACYKLIDSFLEPGKCSADLTQCVECTVVPSRAILQECLEVFASAAESRFGSLLVGGHVLCATEQWWQLAASEAMLLVWLVRSLPPHTSRDLPVYLPHGSPMVPHRFLTLQLVPGLEVLLLCGPKPSLQFLADELVKRFWQPLLDLLKASARAPPRCLPPGIALAPGILGLLLINQDQRKSLFTVQPQGTSAEGSEMPLKNRLSALRSFYSLTVSLYFPCEKFEESAVPLQEEFQAGFSHCPQHCYLVYSTYKAYAIHGKRHQLFLIVKPDVPTFALRSLATSTLQTLTAEDSAF